From one Humulus lupulus chromosome 8, drHumLupu1.1, whole genome shotgun sequence genomic stretch:
- the LOC133795748 gene encoding protein NRT1/ PTR FAMILY 1.2-like produces MELEKKMEPSSDVREMANNQHIPPKRSKGGLITMPFIIVNEALERVASYGILPNMILYLMKDYHLGVAKGTNIIFFWSAATNFLPLLGAFLSDSYLGRFLTIGFGSMASFLGLVLLWLTAMIPKLKPSRCDIFTQSCKAPTSGQTTFLALSFSLISIGAGGIRPCSLAFGADQVDKRDNPKNKRVLESFFSWYYASTAVSVIIALTGIVYIQDKLGWRLGFGVPAILMFLATVLFFLASSLYVKQKASKSLFTGLAQVIVVAYKNRKLPLPNESSDDGLYHHNKDSELVAPSDKLRCLNKACIIKNREQDIGPDGSASNPWNLCTVEKVEELKALIKVIPIWSTGIMMSINTSQNTFQVLQANSMDRYLSSFQVPAGSYPMFVVISLALWVVIYDRVIIPLASKIRGKPVRLDVKTRMGIGLILTFMAMVVAAVVENVRRRRSIQEGFLNNPQGVVEMSAMWLIPQHCLNGLAEAFTGIGQTEFYYSEIPKSMSSIAASLFGLGMAVASLLASVVLSAVDNLTSRNGKESWVSSNINRGHYDYYYWVLAIMSFVNVLYYIFCSWAYGPCVEQRQKVRDEPNGISSEEGKELSV; encoded by the exons ATGGAACTGGAAAAGAAGATGGAGCCCTCTTCAGATGTAAGAGAAATGGCCAACAACCAACATATTCCTCCCAAAAGATCCAAGGGTGGCCTCATCACCATGCCATTCATCATAG TAAATGAAGCTTTGGAGAGGGTGGCAAGCTATGGCATTTTGCCTAACATGATATTGTACTTGATGAAAGATTATCACTTGGGAGTAGCCAAAGGTACCAACATTATCTTCTTCTGGTCAGCAGCTACTAATTTCCTGCCTCTTCTTGGGGCATTCCTCTCCGATTCTTATCTGGGTCGTTTCCTCACCATTGGCTTTGGCTCAATGGCCAGTTTTCTG GGATTGGTGCTTCTCTGGTTAACAGCCATGATTCCGAAGCTGAAGCCTTCACGTTGTGATATATTCACACAAAGCTGTAAAGCCCCGACTAGTGGCCAAACGACTTTTCTGGCGTTGTCGTTTAGCCTAATATCAATTGGAGCTGGTGGAATTAGGCCTTGTTCTCTGGCGTTTGGTGCGGATCAAGTGGACAAAAGAGACAATCCCAAGAACAAGAGAGTGTTAGAGAGCTTCTTTAGTTGGTACTACGCTTCAACTGCGGTTTCTGTCATAATTGCCTTAACGGGTATTGTTTATATTCAAGATAAACTGGGATGGAGACTGGGTTTTGGAGTTCCTGCAATTCTTATGTTCTTGGCCACTGTCTTGTTTTTTCTTGCTTCATCTCTATATGTTAAACAAAAAGCTAGTAAGAGCTTGTTCACTGGACTTGCTCAAGTGATTGTTGTTGCTTACAAGAATAGAAAGCTTCCACTTCCAAATGAGAGCTCAGATGATGGTTTGTATCACCATAACAAGGACTCTGAACTAGTTGCACCATCGGACAAATTAAG GTGTTTGAATAAAGCTTGTATAATTAAAAATCGTGAACAAGACATTGGGCCAGACGGGTCAGCTTCAAATCCTTGGAATCTTTGCACTGTTGAGAAAGTAGAAGAGCTCAAAGCTCTTATCAAAGTCATACCAATATGGTCTACAGGGATAATGATGTCCATTAACACTAGCCAAAACACCTTTCAAGTCCTCCAAGCTAACTCCATGGACAGATACCTCTCAAGCTTCCAAGTTCCAGCTGGTTCTTACCCTATGTTTGTCGTTATCTCTTTGGCACTCTGGGTTGTCATCTACGACCGAGTAATCATTCCATTAGCCTCGAAAATTCGAGGCAAGCCGGTGAGGCTGGACGTGAAAACAAGAATGGGAATTGGTCTAATTCTGACGTTCATGGCCATGGTGGTGGCTGCGGTGGTGGAGAACGTTAGGCGGCGAAGATCAATCCAGGAAGGCTTTCTCAACAATCCACAGGGTGTTGTGGAGATGTCTGCTATGTGGCTAATCCCACAGCACTGTTTGAATGGCTTAGCAGAAGCTTTCACTGGGATTGGCCAAACAGAGTTTTACTATTCTGAGATTCCAAAGAGCATGTCAAGCATTGCTGCGTCTCTATTTGGATTAGGAATGGCCGTGGCTAGTCTTTTGGCTAGTGTTGTTTTAAGTGCTGTGGATAACTTAACATCAAGAAATGGAAAAGAGAGTTGGGTTTCGAGTAACATCAACAGGGGTCACTATGACTATTACTATTGGGTTCTTGCTATTATGAGCTTTGTGAATGTGCTTTATTACATCTTTTGTAGTTGGGCTTATGGACCTTGTGTTGAACAGAGGCAAAAGGTTAGGGATGAACCAAACGGCATTAGTAGTGAGGAAGGAAAAGAGTTATCTGTCTAA
- the LOC133795760 gene encoding probable CoA ligase CCL8 isoform X1: MSSTTTTTLKALNNHLRPLCFYSPPMHLNLKSLCSLTLISQAKTSNPFLSFSNCRPFSSLHSGSLMEVLKEVAKEGSSASEGVAIRADQKSYSYKQLISSAQRICSLLCSTDLKASHKAGKQVTPALINGLSGHGHLGGARVGIVAKPSAEFVTGVLGTWLSGGVAVPLALSYPEAELLHVMTDSDISMILSTEDHQELMQKIAAKTAAQFSLIPPVPSSCSQEGAVDHLQTGDINTDSILHNTEMSNENPALIVYTSGTTGKPKGVVHTHKSINAQVQTLAKAWEYTPADQFLHCLPLHHVHGLFNALFAPLYARSTVEFMPKFSVRGIWQRWRESYPTCETKADDCITVFTGVPTMYTRLIQGYEAMDPELKEASASAAKQLRLMMCGSSALPIPVMQQWQTITGHRLLERYGMTEFVMAISNPLKGERKAGTVGKPFPGVEVRIVAEDENGSDTTGIGELCVSSPSLFKEYWRLPEVTKSSFTDDGFFKTGDAGKVDEDGYYVILGRTSADIMKVGGYKLSALEIESVLLEHPTVEECCVLGLPDKDYGEAVSAIIVPAAEAKKKREEESKPAISLEELFSWAQHKLAPYKLPTRLFLWDSLPRNAMGKVNKKELKKKLTVEQGV, translated from the exons ATGAGctctaccaccaccaccacattAAAAGCTCTCAACAACCACCTAAGGCCTCTCTGCTTTTACTCGCCTCCTATGCATTTAAACTTAAAGTCCTTGTGCTCTCTCACCCTTATTTCCCAGGCCAAAACCAGTAACCCTTTCCTTTCTTTCTCAAACTGTCGTCCTTTCTCTT CATTACATTCTGGGTCATTGATGGAGGTGTTGAAGGAAGTAGCTAAGGAAGGATCTTCAGCTAGTGAGGGAGTTGCCATTAGAGCTGATCAGAAAAGTTATAGCTACAAACAACTCATTTCTTCTGCACAGAGGATATGCAGCCTGTTATGTAGCACTGACTTGAAAGCC agTCATAAAGCAGGCAAACAAGTTACTCCTGCATTGATTAATGGCTTGAGCGGTCATGGACATCTTGGTGGAGCTCGTGTGGGAATTGTGGCCAAACCTTCAGCTGAATTTGTTACCGGAGTCCTTGGGACTTGGCTTAGTGGTGGTGTTGCAGTTCCACTTGCACTCAGCTACCCAGAGGCTGAACTCTTGCATGTGATGACCGATTCT GACATCTCCATGATACTGAGTACTGAAGATCATCAAGAACTTATGCAAAAAATTGCTGCCAAAACAGCAGCTCAGTTTTCTCTTATTCCACCTGTTCCTAGTAGTTGTTCACAGGAAGGGGCAGTTGATCATCTACAGACTGGAGATATAAACACAGATAGTATTTTGCACAATACCGAAATGTCAA ATGAAAATCCTGCTTTAATTGTTTACACCAGTGGAACAACAGGGAAACCTAAAGGGGTTGTTCACACACACAAAAGTATTAACGCACAG GTCCAAACATTGGCAAAAGCTTGGGAGTATACACCTGCAGATCAATTTTTGCACTGTCTACCCCTACATCAT GTCCATGGGCTTTTTAATGCTTTATTTGCACCTCTGTATGCACGCTCCACg GTTGAGTTCATGCCAAAGTTTAGTGTGAGAGGTATCTGGCAGAGATGGCGTGAATCATATCCAACCTGTGAAACTAAGGCTGATGATTGCATAACCGTATTTACAGGA GTTCCAACTATGTATACTCGATTGATACAAGGTTATGAAGCAATGGATCCAGAGCTAAAAGAAGCCTCTGCCTCAGCTGCAAAGCAGTTGCGTCTAATG ATGTGTGGCTCCTCTGCACTCCCTATTCCTGTCATGCAACAATGGCAAACCATTACAGGACATCGTCTTTTGGAACGATATGGAATGACAGAA TTTGTCATGGCCATATCGAATCCCTTAAAAGGTGAGAGGAAGGCAGGCACTGTTGGAAAACCATTCCCTGGTGTGGAG GTAAGGATTGTTGCAGAAGATGAGAATGGAAGTGATACAACTGGGATTGGTGAGCTTTGCGTTAGCAGCCCCTCATTATTTAAAGAGTATTGGAGACTTCCTGAG GTAACAAAATCATCATTTACAGATGATGGGTTCTTCAAGACTGGAGATGCCGGTAAAGTGGATGAAGATGGATACTATGTCATTTTGGGAC GTACAAGTGCTGATATCATGAAGGTTGGTGGCTACAAGTTATCTGCCTTAGAAATAGAATCTGTACTTTTAGAG CACCCGACTGTAGAAGAGTGCTGTGTATTGGGCCTACCAGACAAAGATTACGGGGAAGCTGTCTCTGCAATAATTGTGCCAGCAGCTGaagcaaagaagaaaagagaggaaGAGTCAAAACCTGCAATAAGCTTGGAAGAGCTCTTCAGTTGGGCTCAACACAAACTTGCACCATACAAG CTACCTACTCGTCTTTTTCTGTGGGACTCCCTACCTCGTAATGCTATGGGAAAG GTGAACAAGAAAGAGTTGAAGAAAAAGTTGACCGTTGAACAGGGCGTTTAA
- the LOC133795760 gene encoding probable CoA ligase CCL8 isoform X2, producing the protein MEVLKEVAKEGSSASEGVAIRADQKSYSYKQLISSAQRICSLLCSTDLKASHKAGKQVTPALINGLSGHGHLGGARVGIVAKPSAEFVTGVLGTWLSGGVAVPLALSYPEAELLHVMTDSDISMILSTEDHQELMQKIAAKTAAQFSLIPPVPSSCSQEGAVDHLQTGDINTDSILHNTEMSNENPALIVYTSGTTGKPKGVVHTHKSINAQVQTLAKAWEYTPADQFLHCLPLHHVHGLFNALFAPLYARSTVEFMPKFSVRGIWQRWRESYPTCETKADDCITVFTGVPTMYTRLIQGYEAMDPELKEASASAAKQLRLMMCGSSALPIPVMQQWQTITGHRLLERYGMTEFVMAISNPLKGERKAGTVGKPFPGVEVRIVAEDENGSDTTGIGELCVSSPSLFKEYWRLPEVTKSSFTDDGFFKTGDAGKVDEDGYYVILGRTSADIMKVGGYKLSALEIESVLLEHPTVEECCVLGLPDKDYGEAVSAIIVPAAEAKKKREEESKPAISLEELFSWAQHKLAPYKLPTRLFLWDSLPRNAMGKVNKKELKKKLTVEQGV; encoded by the exons ATGGAGGTGTTGAAGGAAGTAGCTAAGGAAGGATCTTCAGCTAGTGAGGGAGTTGCCATTAGAGCTGATCAGAAAAGTTATAGCTACAAACAACTCATTTCTTCTGCACAGAGGATATGCAGCCTGTTATGTAGCACTGACTTGAAAGCC agTCATAAAGCAGGCAAACAAGTTACTCCTGCATTGATTAATGGCTTGAGCGGTCATGGACATCTTGGTGGAGCTCGTGTGGGAATTGTGGCCAAACCTTCAGCTGAATTTGTTACCGGAGTCCTTGGGACTTGGCTTAGTGGTGGTGTTGCAGTTCCACTTGCACTCAGCTACCCAGAGGCTGAACTCTTGCATGTGATGACCGATTCT GACATCTCCATGATACTGAGTACTGAAGATCATCAAGAACTTATGCAAAAAATTGCTGCCAAAACAGCAGCTCAGTTTTCTCTTATTCCACCTGTTCCTAGTAGTTGTTCACAGGAAGGGGCAGTTGATCATCTACAGACTGGAGATATAAACACAGATAGTATTTTGCACAATACCGAAATGTCAA ATGAAAATCCTGCTTTAATTGTTTACACCAGTGGAACAACAGGGAAACCTAAAGGGGTTGTTCACACACACAAAAGTATTAACGCACAG GTCCAAACATTGGCAAAAGCTTGGGAGTATACACCTGCAGATCAATTTTTGCACTGTCTACCCCTACATCAT GTCCATGGGCTTTTTAATGCTTTATTTGCACCTCTGTATGCACGCTCCACg GTTGAGTTCATGCCAAAGTTTAGTGTGAGAGGTATCTGGCAGAGATGGCGTGAATCATATCCAACCTGTGAAACTAAGGCTGATGATTGCATAACCGTATTTACAGGA GTTCCAACTATGTATACTCGATTGATACAAGGTTATGAAGCAATGGATCCAGAGCTAAAAGAAGCCTCTGCCTCAGCTGCAAAGCAGTTGCGTCTAATG ATGTGTGGCTCCTCTGCACTCCCTATTCCTGTCATGCAACAATGGCAAACCATTACAGGACATCGTCTTTTGGAACGATATGGAATGACAGAA TTTGTCATGGCCATATCGAATCCCTTAAAAGGTGAGAGGAAGGCAGGCACTGTTGGAAAACCATTCCCTGGTGTGGAG GTAAGGATTGTTGCAGAAGATGAGAATGGAAGTGATACAACTGGGATTGGTGAGCTTTGCGTTAGCAGCCCCTCATTATTTAAAGAGTATTGGAGACTTCCTGAG GTAACAAAATCATCATTTACAGATGATGGGTTCTTCAAGACTGGAGATGCCGGTAAAGTGGATGAAGATGGATACTATGTCATTTTGGGAC GTACAAGTGCTGATATCATGAAGGTTGGTGGCTACAAGTTATCTGCCTTAGAAATAGAATCTGTACTTTTAGAG CACCCGACTGTAGAAGAGTGCTGTGTATTGGGCCTACCAGACAAAGATTACGGGGAAGCTGTCTCTGCAATAATTGTGCCAGCAGCTGaagcaaagaagaaaagagaggaaGAGTCAAAACCTGCAATAAGCTTGGAAGAGCTCTTCAGTTGGGCTCAACACAAACTTGCACCATACAAG CTACCTACTCGTCTTTTTCTGTGGGACTCCCTACCTCGTAATGCTATGGGAAAG GTGAACAAGAAAGAGTTGAAGAAAAAGTTGACCGTTGAACAGGGCGTTTAA